Proteins co-encoded in one Cinclus cinclus chromosome Z, bCinCin1.1, whole genome shotgun sequence genomic window:
- the NUDT2 gene encoding bis(5'-nucleosyl)-tetraphosphatase [asymmetrical], producing MAVRACGLIIYRRLQPAPSSNSIEYLLLQTSYGTHHWTPPKGHVDPGEDDLQTAFRETQEEAGLQASQLTLIEGYKKELQYPVRGKPKTVVYWLAEIKDCNTEIKLSEEHQAFQWLKLEDACKLAEYEDMQEMLKEVHQFLCSRD from the exons ATGGCTGTGAGAGCTTGTGGCTTGATCATCTACAGGAGGCTACAGCCAGCACCATCCTCTAACAGCATCGAGTACCTCCTGCTTCAGACATCATATGGGACCCACCACTGGACCCCGCCCAAAG GCCATGTGGACCCAGGGGAGGATGACCTGCAGACAGCCTTCCGGGAAACACAGGAGGAGGCTGGTCTGCAGGCCAGCCAGCTCACCCTCATCGAGGGCTACAAGAAAGAGCTGCAGTACCCTGTCCGTGGCAAGCCTAAGACTGTCGTGTACTGGCTGGCAGAAATAAAGGACTGCAACACAGAAATCAAGCTGTCGGAGGAGCACCAAGCTTTCCAATGGCTGAAGCTGGAGGATGCCTGCAAACTTGCAGAGTATGAGGACATGCAAGAAATGCTGAAAGAAGTGCATCAGTTTCTCTGCTCCAGAGATTAA